The Zalophus californianus isolate mZalCal1 chromosome 8, mZalCal1.pri.v2, whole genome shotgun sequence genome has a segment encoding these proteins:
- the MRPL30 gene encoding 39S ribosomal protein L30, mitochondrial isoform X1 — translation MTIARLWPQKRTVTTLMAGILRSIVQRPPGRHQTVTKGVESLICTDWIRHKFTKSRIPDKVFQPSPADHEKYGGDPQHPHKLHIVTRIKSTKRRPYWEKDIIKMLGLEKAHTPQVHKNIPSVNAKLKVVKHLIRIKPLKLPQGLPAEEDMSNTCLKSTGELVVQWHLNPIDQEAVKS, via the exons CCTCAGAAGAGAACAGTCACCACACTCATGGCAGGGATTTTGCGCTCAATAGTTCAGAGGCCCCCAGGCAGACACCAA ACTGTGACAAAAGGTGTGGAGTCTCTTATTTGCACGGATTGGATTCGTCACAAATTTACCAAGTCAAGAATTCCAGATAAA GTATTTCAGCCTTCACCTGCAGATCATGAAAAATATGGTGGGGATCCACAGCACCCTCATAAACTGCATATTGTTACcagaataaaaagtacaaaaagacgTCCATATTGggaaaaagatataataaagatgCTTGGATTAGAAAAA gCACATACTCCTCAAGTTCACAAGAATATCCCTTCAGTGAACGCAAAACTGAAAGTGGTTAAACATTTGATAAG GATCAAGCCCCTGAAGTTGCCCCAAGGACTTCCAGCAGAGGAGGACATGTCTAACACGTGCCTCAAGAGCACTGGGGAATTAGTGGTGCAGTGGCATCTAAACCCCATAGACCAGGAAGCAGTTAAGTCCTAA
- the MRPL30 gene encoding 39S ribosomal protein L30, mitochondrial isoform X2 — protein MAGILRSIVQRPPGRHQTVTKGVESLICTDWIRHKFTKSRIPDKVFQPSPADHEKYGGDPQHPHKLHIVTRIKSTKRRPYWEKDIIKMLGLEKAHTPQVHKNIPSVNAKLKVVKHLIRIKPLKLPQGLPAEEDMSNTCLKSTGELVVQWHLNPIDQEAVKS, from the exons ATGGCAGGGATTTTGCGCTCAATAGTTCAGAGGCCCCCAGGCAGACACCAA ACTGTGACAAAAGGTGTGGAGTCTCTTATTTGCACGGATTGGATTCGTCACAAATTTACCAAGTCAAGAATTCCAGATAAA GTATTTCAGCCTTCACCTGCAGATCATGAAAAATATGGTGGGGATCCACAGCACCCTCATAAACTGCATATTGTTACcagaataaaaagtacaaaaagacgTCCATATTGggaaaaagatataataaagatgCTTGGATTAGAAAAA gCACATACTCCTCAAGTTCACAAGAATATCCCTTCAGTGAACGCAAAACTGAAAGTGGTTAAACATTTGATAAG GATCAAGCCCCTGAAGTTGCCCCAAGGACTTCCAGCAGAGGAGGACATGTCTAACACGTGCCTCAAGAGCACTGGGGAATTAGTGGTGCAGTGGCATCTAAACCCCATAGACCAGGAAGCAGTTAAGTCCTAA